CAGCAGGGTCATGGCATGTCTTTCAGTTGGATTTTCGTGTCGGCATGAAGGGCAGGGGCGCCACGGGCACGCCGTCCTCGATCAAGGCCTTGGCCTCGTCGCCTCGGGTTTCGCCCCAGATCGGGCGGTGCGGAGCATCGCCGCTGTGCATGGCGCGCGCCTCGCGGGCAAAATCGCGGCCAACGTAGTCCGAGGTCTTTTCGACGTGCTCGCGCAGCGCGCGCAGCGCCTGCTCGGCGGGCGAGGAGGGCTCGGAGAGGTTGGGCTTTTCCTTG
The sequence above is a segment of the Alloyangia pacifica genome. Coding sequences within it:
- a CDS encoding DUF1178 family protein, encoding MIQYSLKCADDHRFDSWFQSASAFDKLHAAGMVACAVCGTPKVEKVLMAPRVNSGAARPESAPTPAKEKPNLSEPSSPAEQALRALREHVEKTSDYVGRDFAREARAMHSGDAPHRPIWGETRGDEAKALIEDGVPVAPLPFMPTRKSN